A portion of the Aquila chrysaetos chrysaetos chromosome 4, bAquChr1.4, whole genome shotgun sequence genome contains these proteins:
- the IRX2 gene encoding iroquois-class homeodomain protein IRX-2 isoform X1: MSYPQGYLYQPPGSLALYSCPAYGASALAAPRSEELARSSSGSAFSPYPGSAAFTAQAAATGFTSPLQYSTDPATGFPSYMGSPYDAHTTGMTGAISYHPYGSPAYPYQLNDPAYRKNATRDATATLKAWLQEHRKNPYPTKGEKIMLAIITKMTLTQVSTWFANARRRLKKENKMTWAPRNKSEDEDDDEGDGARTKEESPDKMPESNETSAEDEGISLQVDSLTDHSCSAESDGEKLPCRAGDPLCESGSECKDKYEDVEEEEEEEEEDDEEEEEEEEDIEEDDGGGGGERDPPAKPATSSPLAAVEAPLLGHPHADAARSASKAALGGRASPGPPTPASKPKLWSLAEIATSDLKSQSLGQGCQAAPLSSATPASAPHSAAYSPSSLLGRHIYYTSPFYSNYTNYGNFNALQSQGILRYNSAAVASNEGLSQTVLNASSVHKQSSDSLKTITNQLEQHYRPSSYDSKKDPTEVCTVGVQPYL; the protein is encoded by the exons ATGTCCTATCCTCAGGGTTACCTCTACCAGCCCCCCGGCTCGCTGGCTCTGTACTCCTGCCCGGCGTACGGGGCGTCGGCGCTGGCGGCCCCCAGGAGCGAGGAGCTGGCCAGGTCTTCGTCGGGATCGGCGTTCAGCCCTTACCCGGGATCGGCAGCTTTCACCGCCCAGGCGGCGGCCACAGGCTTCACCAGCCCGCTCCAGTACTCCACAGACCCCGCCACGGGATTCCCCTCCTACATG GGCTCCCCTTACGACGCCCATACGACGGGGATGACCGGAGCCATCAGCTACCACCCGTACGGCAGCCCTGCCTACCCCTACCAGCTCAACGACCCCGCGTACAGGAAAAACGCCACCCGCGACGCCACGGCCACGCTGAAGGCCTGGCTGCAGGAGCACCGCAAGAACCCCTACCCCACCAAGGGCGAGAAGATCATGCTGGCCATCATCACCAAGATGACCCTCACCCAGGTCTCCACCTGGTTCGCCAACGCCCGCCGGCGGCTCAAGAAGGAGAACAAGATGACCTGGGCCCCGCGGAACAAGAGCGAGGACGAGGACGACGACGAAGGCGACGGGGCGAGGACTAAAGAGGAGAGTCCCGACAAGATGCCCGAGAGCAACGAAACCTCCGCGGAGGACGAAG GGATCAGCTTGCAAGTGGACTCGCTGACGGACCACTCCTGCTCGGCCGAGTCGGACGGCGAGAAGCTGCCCTGCCGAGCGGGCGACCCCCTCTGCGAGTCGGGCTCGGAGTGCAAGGACAAGTACGAGGACgtcgaggaggaggaggaagaggaggaggaggacgacgaggaggaggaggaggaggaggaggacatcGAGGAAgacgacggcggcggcggcggggagcgcgaCCCGCCGGCCAAGCCAGCCACCTCCTCGCCGCTGGCCGCCGTGGAGGCCCCGCTCCTCGGCCACCCGCACGCCGACGCCGCCCGCAGCGCCAGCAAGGCGGCGCTGGGCGGCCGCGCCTCCCCCGGTCCCCCGACGCCGGCCAGCAAGCCCAAGCTCTGGTCGCTGGCCGAAATCGCCACCTCGGACCTCAAGAGCCAGAGCCTGGGCCAAGGGTGCCAGGCTGCGCCGCTCTCCTCGGCCACCCCCGCCTCCGCCCCGCACAGCGCTGCCTACTcgccctcctccctcctgggGAGGCATATTTATTACACCTCACCTTTTTATAGCAATTATACAAACTATGGGAACTTTAACGCTCTCCAGAGCCAGGGAATCCTGAGATACAACTCCGCGGCAGTGGCTTCAAACGAGGGACTAAGTCAGACTGTCCTAAACGCCAGCTCTGTCCACAAGCAGAGCAGTGACTCTTTGAAAACCATCACTAACCAGCTAGAACAACATTACAGGCCCTCTAGTTATGACTCTAAGAAAG ATCCCACTGAAGTCTGCACAGTAGGAGTACAACCATACCTATAG
- the IRX2 gene encoding iroquois-class homeodomain protein IRX-2 isoform X2, translating to MTGAISYHPYGSPAYPYQLNDPAYRKNATRDATATLKAWLQEHRKNPYPTKGEKIMLAIITKMTLTQVSTWFANARRRLKKENKMTWAPRNKSEDEDDDEGDGARTKEESPDKMPESNETSAEDEGISLQVDSLTDHSCSAESDGEKLPCRAGDPLCESGSECKDKYEDVEEEEEEEEEDDEEEEEEEEDIEEDDGGGGGERDPPAKPATSSPLAAVEAPLLGHPHADAARSASKAALGGRASPGPPTPASKPKLWSLAEIATSDLKSQSLGQGCQAAPLSSATPASAPHSAAYSPSSLLGRHIYYTSPFYSNYTNYGNFNALQSQGILRYNSAAVASNEGLSQTVLNASSVHKQSSDSLKTITNQLEQHYRPSSYDSKKDPTEVCTVGVQPYL from the exons ATGACCGGAGCCATCAGCTACCACCCGTACGGCAGCCCTGCCTACCCCTACCAGCTCAACGACCCCGCGTACAGGAAAAACGCCACCCGCGACGCCACGGCCACGCTGAAGGCCTGGCTGCAGGAGCACCGCAAGAACCCCTACCCCACCAAGGGCGAGAAGATCATGCTGGCCATCATCACCAAGATGACCCTCACCCAGGTCTCCACCTGGTTCGCCAACGCCCGCCGGCGGCTCAAGAAGGAGAACAAGATGACCTGGGCCCCGCGGAACAAGAGCGAGGACGAGGACGACGACGAAGGCGACGGGGCGAGGACTAAAGAGGAGAGTCCCGACAAGATGCCCGAGAGCAACGAAACCTCCGCGGAGGACGAAG GGATCAGCTTGCAAGTGGACTCGCTGACGGACCACTCCTGCTCGGCCGAGTCGGACGGCGAGAAGCTGCCCTGCCGAGCGGGCGACCCCCTCTGCGAGTCGGGCTCGGAGTGCAAGGACAAGTACGAGGACgtcgaggaggaggaggaagaggaggaggaggacgacgaggaggaggaggaggaggaggaggacatcGAGGAAgacgacggcggcggcggcggggagcgcgaCCCGCCGGCCAAGCCAGCCACCTCCTCGCCGCTGGCCGCCGTGGAGGCCCCGCTCCTCGGCCACCCGCACGCCGACGCCGCCCGCAGCGCCAGCAAGGCGGCGCTGGGCGGCCGCGCCTCCCCCGGTCCCCCGACGCCGGCCAGCAAGCCCAAGCTCTGGTCGCTGGCCGAAATCGCCACCTCGGACCTCAAGAGCCAGAGCCTGGGCCAAGGGTGCCAGGCTGCGCCGCTCTCCTCGGCCACCCCCGCCTCCGCCCCGCACAGCGCTGCCTACTcgccctcctccctcctgggGAGGCATATTTATTACACCTCACCTTTTTATAGCAATTATACAAACTATGGGAACTTTAACGCTCTCCAGAGCCAGGGAATCCTGAGATACAACTCCGCGGCAGTGGCTTCAAACGAGGGACTAAGTCAGACTGTCCTAAACGCCAGCTCTGTCCACAAGCAGAGCAGTGACTCTTTGAAAACCATCACTAACCAGCTAGAACAACATTACAGGCCCTCTAGTTATGACTCTAAGAAAG ATCCCACTGAAGTCTGCACAGTAGGAGTACAACCATACCTATAG